From Panthera tigris isolate Pti1 chromosome D3, P.tigris_Pti1_mat1.1, whole genome shotgun sequence, one genomic window encodes:
- the GTF2H3 gene encoding general transcription factor IIH subunit 3: MVSDEDELNLLVIIVDTNPIWWGKQGLKESQFTLSKCIDAVMVLGNSHLFMNRSNKLAVIASHIQESRFLYPGKNGRLGDFFGDPGNPPSEFSPSGSKDGKYELFTAANDVIAEEIKDLMTKSDIKGQHTETLLAGSLAKALCYIHRMNKEVKDNQEMKSRILVIKAAEDSALQYMNFMNVIFAAQKQNILIDACVLDSDSGLLQQACDITGGLYLKVPQMPSLLQYLLWVFLPDQDQRSQLILPPPIHVDYRAACFCHRNLIEIGYVCSVCLSIFCNFSPICTTCETAFKISLPPVLKAKKKKLKASA; this comes from the exons aaGATGAATTGAATCTTCTGGTTATCATAGTTGATACCAACCCAATTTGGTGGGGGAAACAAGGATTAAAGGAATCTCAG TTTACTTTATCAAAATGCATAGATGCTGTGATGGTGCTGGGAAATTCTCATTTATTCATGAATCGTTCCAACAAACTTGCCGTGATAGCAAGCCACATTCAAGAAAG TCGATTCTTATATCCTGGGAAGAATGGCAGACTTGGAGACTTCTTTGGAGACCCCGGCAACCCTCCTTCTGAATTCAGCCCCTCAGGGAGCAAAGACGGCAAATACGAGTTGTTCACAGCAGCGAATGACGTCATTgctgaagaaattaaagatctcaTGACCAAGA gtgacataaaGGGTCAACATACGGAAACTCTGCTGGCGGGATCCCTCGCCAAAGCTCTTTGCT atattcatAGAATGAACAAGGAGGTTAAAG aTAATCAAGAAATGAAATCGAGGATTTTG GTGATTAAGGCTGCGGAAGACAGCGCACTGCAGTACATGAACTTCATGAATGTCATTTTCGCAGCACAGAAGCAG AATATTTTGATCGATGCCTGTGTTTTAGACTCGGATTCGGGACTCCTCCAACAG GCCTGTGACATCACAGGGGGACTGTACTTGAAGGTGCCTCAGATGCCCTCCCTCCTGCAGTATTTACTG tgGGTTTTTCTTCCCGATCAAGATCAAAGATCTCAGTTAATCCTCCCACCCCCGATTCACGTGGACTACCGGGCTGCTTGCTTCTGTCATCGAAATCTTATTGAAATTGGCTATGTCTGTTCTGTGTGCTTGTCAA TATTCTGCAATTTCAGTCCTATCTGCACCACCTGCGA GACAGCCTTTAAGATTTCGCTGCCTCCGGTGCTGAAggccaagaaaaagaaactgaaagcatCAGCATGA